AGAATAAGGTTCCTTTTACTGAGGATATGGAACCAAAACCTCAAGATCCTTATGGTATTGGAAAATATGCTTCAGAATTATTGGTTAGAAACGTTGCCCAAACCCACAACATGGAATATGTTATTGCAGTTCCTCACAATATCATAGGGCCACGGCAAAAATATGATGATCCTTATCGAAATGTTGCTTCGATTATGATTAATATGATGCTCCAGGGAAGACAGCCTATTATCTATGGAGATGGCGAACAAAAACGCTGCTTTTCATTTGTTCAGGATTGCATTCAATGTTTAGAAAAATTAGCTTTTGAGAAGAATATTTCTGGAGAAATTATAAATATTGGTCCAGATGAAGAAGTTATCACTATTAATGAGCTTGCAAAGATTATTGCTGAACTTCTTAATTTTAAATTACATCCCATGTACATGCCTGATCGGCCACAGGAAGTAAAACTTGCAACCTGTTCTGCAAATAAAGCAAGAAAGCTCCTTGGTTATCAAACAAAATATGCCCTTAGG
This region of Candidatus Woesearchaeota archaeon genomic DNA includes:
- a CDS encoding NAD-dependent epimerase/dehydratase family protein — encoded protein: MKQRIFITGVAGFLGSHLADTMIAKGHHVIGCDSLIGGYLDNVPSQVEFYQYDCNYLNSMKKIMKDVDIVYHCAATAYEGLSVFSPYLVTKNVYQCTASVVSAAVATNVKRFVLCSSMARYGENKVPFTEDMEPKPQDPYGIGKYASELLVRNVAQTHNMEYVIAVPHNIIGPRQKYDDPYRNVASIMINMMLQGRQPIIYGDGEQKRCFSFVQDCIQCLEKLAFEKNISGEIINIGPDEEVITINELAKIIAELLNFKLHPMYMPDRPQEVKLATCSANKARKLLGYQTKYALRQGLQEMIMYIKGRGPKPFKYHLDLEIVNERTPKTWKDRMF